One window of Solwaraspora sp. WMMA2056 genomic DNA carries:
- a CDS encoding S8 family serine peptidase, whose amino-acid sequence MGAARRLTALAAATVVGALGATGLPVGPAWADDIRDRSWHVEAMRLAEVHQITQGDGVTVAVVDTGVDASHPDIKDNMLPGADLNDADSKGHIDRRNHGTGMASLIAGHGHGPGGRDGVLGVAPKAKILPFTLSSTRTEIIRPESIALGITWAVNNGADIINVSLSGSSNAALEQSVKYAYRHGVIVVAGVGNRRDIFIGEPARSEWTIAVTSSGRDRGLSPESIRAEETTIAAPGEEIVRAEVGGGYYTQDGASAATALVSGAFALLKSRFPDEDQGQLFQRLVGTAYDAGPPGKDLDFGWGILDIYAALTTEPDDRASPRPSPTASPDPIAYLPPEPGYSFGMDEAIGMLIFFTILGTLVTGVVLLIRWLRRRSRRTAARDGPSGVPEPAAPEAGVPLPQPVTAPGAGPASQTPPTGEDDDTVWRPPPR is encoded by the coding sequence ATGGGTGCCGCCCGGCGTCTGACGGCCCTGGCGGCCGCCACTGTGGTCGGCGCGCTCGGCGCGACCGGGCTGCCCGTCGGCCCGGCCTGGGCCGACGACATCCGGGACCGGTCCTGGCACGTCGAGGCGATGCGACTCGCCGAGGTGCACCAGATCACCCAGGGCGACGGGGTAACCGTCGCCGTCGTCGACACCGGAGTCGACGCCAGTCACCCCGACATCAAGGACAACATGCTGCCCGGCGCGGATCTGAACGACGCCGACAGCAAGGGCCACATCGACCGGCGCAACCACGGCACCGGCATGGCGTCACTGATCGCCGGTCACGGGCACGGGCCGGGTGGGCGCGACGGCGTGCTCGGGGTCGCCCCGAAGGCGAAGATCCTGCCGTTCACCCTCTCCAGCACGAGGACCGAGATCATCCGACCGGAGTCCATTGCGCTTGGGATCACCTGGGCGGTCAACAATGGCGCCGACATCATCAACGTCTCTCTCTCCGGCTCCTCGAACGCGGCACTCGAACAGTCCGTCAAGTACGCCTACCGGCACGGAGTCATCGTCGTCGCCGGTGTCGGGAACCGCCGCGACATCTTCATCGGCGAGCCGGCCCGCAGCGAGTGGACCATCGCGGTGACGAGTAGCGGGCGCGACCGAGGGCTGAGCCCGGAGTCGATCCGGGCAGAGGAAACCACCATCGCCGCGCCCGGAGAGGAAATCGTCCGGGCTGAGGTTGGCGGGGGTTACTACACGCAGGACGGCGCCAGTGCTGCCACCGCGTTGGTGTCGGGGGCGTTCGCGCTGCTCAAGTCCAGGTTCCCGGACGAGGACCAGGGCCAGCTCTTCCAACGCCTGGTCGGCACCGCGTACGACGCCGGCCCGCCCGGCAAGGACCTCGACTTCGGCTGGGGCATCCTCGACATTTACGCCGCGCTCACCACCGAGCCGGACGACCGGGCCAGCCCGCGGCCGTCGCCGACCGCGTCACCGGACCCGATCGCGTACCTACCGCCCGAGCCGGGCTACTCGTTCGGCATGGACGAGGCGATCGGCATGCTGATCTTCTTCACCATCCTCGGCACGCTGGTCACCGGGGTCGTCCTGTTGATCCGTTGGCTGCGGCGACGGTCCCGGCGTACGGCGGCCCGGGACGGCCCGTCCGGCGTACCGGAACCGGCTGCGCCGGAGGCCGGCGTACCGCTGCCGCAGCCGGTGACCGCACCAGGGGCGGGACCGGCATCGCAGACACCGCCGACCGGCGAGGATGACGACACGGTCTGGCGACCACCGCCCCGCTGA